The following proteins come from a genomic window of Rubinisphaera margarita:
- a CDS encoding multiheme c-type cytochrome, producing the protein MSSHLLTGIALVLTLCCSDVGAGEKLIDHYPGAAASGCMKCHAEIELIREPGSEMLERIMVKGEELGDPAGCVVCHGGDPQATEKEAAHQTAAFYPDPGSPWINDNTCGQCHPKHCEVQWKSLMMTEAGKIQGVCWAFGSLTGYEHKWANYAVENPEDPLDRLGTPEYRAYMQRLKNMEPNVWVDRHEPLPEAPTDPAEVKKDPTLAAFTYIRQECQRCHHAVKGRQKRGDFRGMGCSSCHVPYSNEGFYEGDDKTITREEPGHCLVHSIQGTREAKVTVHEKTYSGIPVETCTTCHDRGKRIGVSFQGLMETPYESPFAEDGSPQPKLHTKHYVAMEQDIHYIKGMTCQDCHTSIDVHSDGFLAGANLAAVQIECADCHGTPNAYPWDLPLGYMDEYEEKPADGPARGLTQTLNEHTLQGTIYEPKDGYLLTARGNPYGNVVRDGDHIIVHTANGKDFRMKPLKKLMEDNEISERGVVSMSTVASHMDRMECYSCHASWAPQCYGCHVKVDYSRKDECPEQQEGTEEDPEIQAMRKALAEQGINENFDWVAAGRKHMEPGHEADRGESDYDLMIPGKITEQRSYLRWENPMLGVNGEGRITPLAPGCQPSVTIIGEDGEPILVNHIFKTDADTEGGGADGQLALDMSPTQPHTMTKNARTCESCHTDPKALGYGIGGPRGWDEDIFVDLETIDREILPKRTQPQMNAIENMNTDWSRIVSEEGEQLMTVGHHFQLSRPLNDRERAVMSRAGTCTACHKEIPTENLATSFLHHVAKYSGQIPVTDVDHASLVHKIVLFSAWGQLLIAFCTPIACMAGLVWWRRRKTSATSEDRTTSGDESVS; encoded by the coding sequence ATGTCTTCTCATCTGCTGACCGGCATTGCGCTGGTGTTGACTCTCTGCTGCTCTGATGTCGGAGCGGGAGAAAAACTGATCGATCATTATCCCGGCGCGGCTGCGTCCGGGTGCATGAAATGTCATGCCGAGATCGAGCTGATTCGCGAGCCCGGTTCCGAGATGCTTGAGCGGATCATGGTCAAGGGCGAAGAGCTCGGCGATCCGGCCGGGTGCGTGGTCTGTCATGGCGGCGATCCGCAGGCGACCGAGAAAGAGGCGGCTCATCAGACGGCGGCCTTCTACCCCGATCCCGGCAGTCCGTGGATCAACGACAACACCTGCGGGCAGTGCCATCCCAAGCATTGCGAGGTGCAGTGGAAGAGTCTGATGATGACCGAAGCCGGCAAGATCCAGGGGGTCTGCTGGGCGTTCGGTTCGCTGACCGGGTACGAACACAAGTGGGCCAACTACGCGGTCGAGAATCCGGAAGATCCGCTCGATCGTCTCGGCACGCCGGAGTATCGCGCCTACATGCAGCGGCTCAAAAATATGGAGCCGAACGTCTGGGTCGATCGTCACGAACCGCTTCCCGAAGCTCCGACCGATCCAGCCGAGGTGAAGAAAGATCCGACGCTCGCCGCCTTCACCTACATTCGTCAGGAATGCCAGCGGTGTCATCACGCGGTGAAAGGACGCCAGAAACGCGGCGACTTCCGCGGCATGGGCTGCTCGTCATGCCATGTCCCCTACAGCAACGAAGGGTTCTATGAAGGTGACGACAAGACGATCACCCGCGAGGAGCCGGGGCACTGCCTCGTCCATTCGATTCAGGGAACTCGCGAAGCGAAGGTGACCGTTCACGAGAAGACCTACTCCGGGATTCCAGTCGAGACCTGCACGACCTGCCACGATCGCGGCAAACGAATTGGCGTCTCCTTTCAGGGGTTGATGGAGACTCCTTATGAATCTCCCTTCGCTGAAGACGGGAGCCCGCAGCCGAAGCTGCACACCAAACATTACGTCGCGATGGAGCAGGACATTCACTACATCAAAGGGATGACCTGTCAGGATTGCCACACTTCCATCGATGTGCACAGCGACGGGTTCCTGGCCGGAGCGAATCTTGCCGCCGTGCAGATTGAATGTGCCGATTGCCACGGCACGCCGAACGCGTATCCCTGGGATCTGCCGCTGGGCTACATGGACGAATATGAGGAGAAGCCGGCGGACGGTCCGGCTCGCGGCCTCACCCAGACGTTGAACGAGCACACGCTGCAGGGGACCATCTACGAGCCGAAGGATGGGTACCTGCTGACCGCCCGGGGGAATCCGTACGGCAATGTTGTTCGCGATGGGGACCACATCATCGTGCACACGGCGAACGGAAAAGACTTCCGCATGAAGCCGCTGAAGAAGCTGATGGAAGACAACGAAATCAGCGAGCGCGGCGTGGTCTCGATGTCGACGGTCGCTTCGCATATGGATCGCATGGAATGCTACAGCTGCCATGCTTCCTGGGCTCCGCAATGCTACGGCTGCCACGTGAAGGTTGACTACTCGCGGAAAGACGAATGCCCCGAGCAGCAGGAGGGGACTGAGGAGGATCCCGAGATTCAGGCGATGCGAAAGGCACTCGCGGAACAGGGGATCAACGAGAACTTCGACTGGGTCGCCGCCGGCCGCAAGCATATGGAACCGGGGCACGAAGCCGACCGTGGCGAGTCGGATTACGATCTGATGATCCCCGGGAAGATCACCGAACAGCGGTCGTATCTTCGCTGGGAAAATCCGATGCTCGGCGTGAACGGGGAAGGGCGGATCACGCCGCTCGCTCCAGGGTGCCAGCCGTCGGTCACGATCATCGGCGAGGATGGCGAGCCGATTCTGGTGAACCACATTTTCAAGACCGATGCCGACACCGAAGGCGGCGGAGCCGACGGGCAGCTCGCCCTCGACATGTCGCCGACGCAACCGCATACGATGACGAAAAACGCCCGGACGTGCGAGTCGTGTCACACCGATCCGAAAGCGCTCGGCTACGGCATCGGCGGCCCGCGCGGATGGGACGAAGACATCTTCGTCGATCTGGAAACGATCGATCGCGAGATCCTGCCGAAGCGAACGCAGCCGCAGATGAACGCGATCGAGAACATGAATACCGACTGGTCGCGGATCGTGAGTGAAGAGGGGGAGCAGCTGATGACGGTCGGCCATCACTTCCAGCTGTCACGTCCGCTCAACGATCGCGAGCGGGCGGTCATGAGTCGGGCGGGAACCTGCACCGCCTGCCACAAGGAAATTCCGACCGAGAATCTCGCGACGAGCTTCCTGCATCACGTCGCCAAATACAGTGGCCAGATCCCGGTCACCGATGTCGACCACGCCAGCCTGGTGCACAAGATCGTCCTCTTCTCCGCCTGGGGTCAACTGCTGATCGCCTTCTGCACCCCCATCGCCTGCATGGCCGGCCTCGTCTGGTGGCGCCGCCGAAAGACATCGGCGACATCTGAAGATCGAACTACTTCGGGGGATGAGTCCGTCTCGTAA